One genomic region from Granulicatella adiacens ATCC 49175 encodes:
- a CDS encoding phosphoketolase: MTQFDTPEYLAKVDAWWRAANYISVAQMYLKDNPLLRRPIQKEDVKLHPIGHWGTIAGQNFIYAHLNRAINKYDLDMFYIEGPGHGGQVMVSNSYLDGSYTELYPQITQDEAGFKQLCKIFSFPGGIASHAAPETPGSIHEGGELGYSLSHATGAVLDNPNVIAAAVIGDGEAETGPLAAGWFSNTFINPVNDGAVLPILYLNGGKIHNPTILARRTDEELTQFFNGLGWDPIFVEGTDPEKVHPLMAAKLDEAIEKIQAIQKEARAKSAEEATMPHWPVLVVRTPKGWTGPKEWNHEPIEGGFRAHQVPIPVSGEAMEHVDALVDWLKSYRPEELFDENGKLVEEIAAISPKGPRRMSMNPITNAGVVKPMEITDWTKHAIDTSKPGAIQKQDMIEFGKFAADLVKANPDNFRIFGPDETKSNRLNEVFKATNRQWVGRRDESYDEWISPVGRVIDSQLSEHQAEGFLEGYVLTGRHGFFASYESFLRVVDSMITQHFKWLRKAKTHAPWRKNYPSLNLIATSTVFQQDHNGYTHQDPGLLTHLAEKKPEFVREYLPADTNSLMAVMAEALSSEDKINLIVSSKHPRPQFYSVEEAKELVSEGYKVIDWASTVKEGEEPDVVIAAAGTEPNLEALAGISILHKQFPELKIRFINVVDILKLRSPKVDPRGLSDEEFDKLFTTDKPVVFCFHGYEGMIRDLFFDRNNHNVHIHGYRENGDITTPFDMRVLSEMDRFHVAKDAAVAVYGEKASEFAAKMDETVEFHHSYIREHGEDIPEVVSWQWENVNK, encoded by the coding sequence ACTTTATTTATGCGCACTTAAACCGTGCTATTAATAAATATGATTTAGATATGTTCTACATTGAAGGACCAGGTCACGGTGGACAAGTAATGGTTTCTAACTCTTACTTAGATGGATCTTACACAGAGTTATACCCACAAATCACTCAAGATGAAGCAGGGTTCAAACAATTATGTAAAATCTTCTCATTCCCTGGAGGAATTGCGTCTCACGCGGCTCCAGAAACTCCTGGTTCAATTCACGAAGGTGGAGAATTAGGTTACTCATTATCACATGCTACAGGTGCTGTTTTAGATAATCCTAACGTAATTGCAGCAGCAGTTATTGGTGACGGAGAAGCAGAAACGGGTCCTTTAGCAGCTGGTTGGTTCTCAAACACATTTATCAACCCAGTAAACGATGGTGCAGTTTTACCAATCCTTTACTTAAACGGTGGTAAAATCCACAACCCAACTATTTTAGCTCGTCGTACGGATGAAGAGTTAACACAATTCTTCAATGGTTTAGGATGGGATCCAATCTTCGTAGAAGGAACAGATCCTGAAAAAGTTCACCCATTAATGGCTGCTAAATTAGATGAAGCTATTGAAAAAATTCAAGCGATTCAAAAAGAAGCTCGTGCTAAGAGCGCCGAAGAAGCTACAATGCCTCATTGGCCAGTATTAGTAGTACGTACTCCTAAAGGTTGGACAGGTCCAAAAGAATGGAACCATGAACCAATCGAAGGTGGATTCCGTGCTCACCAAGTTCCAATCCCAGTATCTGGAGAAGCTATGGAACATGTCGATGCATTAGTGGACTGGTTGAAATCATACCGTCCAGAAGAATTATTCGATGAAAATGGTAAATTAGTAGAAGAAATTGCTGCAATTTCTCCTAAAGGCCCACGTCGTATGAGCATGAACCCAATCACTAACGCAGGGGTTGTAAAACCAATGGAAATTACTGATTGGACTAAACATGCCATCGATACATCTAAACCAGGTGCTATCCAAAAACAAGATATGATTGAATTTGGTAAATTTGCTGCTGACTTAGTTAAAGCAAACCCAGATAACTTCCGTATCTTTGGACCAGACGAAACTAAATCTAACCGTTTAAACGAAGTCTTCAAAGCAACGAACCGTCAATGGGTTGGTCGTCGTGACGAAAGCTACGATGAATGGATTTCACCAGTTGGTCGTGTTATCGACTCACAATTATCAGAACACCAAGCTGAAGGATTCTTAGAAGGTTATGTATTAACAGGTCGTCACGGATTCTTCGCATCTTACGAATCATTCTTACGTGTAGTTGACTCAATGATTACTCAACACTTCAAATGGTTACGTAAAGCTAAAACTCACGCTCCATGGCGTAAAAACTATCCATCATTAAACTTGATTGCAACATCAACAGTGTTCCAACAAGACCACAATGGATATACTCACCAAGATCCAGGTTTATTAACACACTTAGCTGAGAAAAAACCTGAATTCGTTCGTGAATACTTACCAGCGGATACAAACAGTTTAATGGCTGTTATGGCTGAAGCTTTAAGTTCAGAAGATAAAATTAACTTAATCGTTTCTTCAAAACACCCACGTCCACAATTCTACTCAGTAGAAGAAGCTAAAGAATTAGTGAGCGAAGGTTACAAAGTAATTGATTGGGCTTCAACAGTGAAAGAAGGAGAAGAACCAGACGTAGTAATTGCTGCTGCAGGTACTGAACCTAACTTAGAAGCATTAGCAGGTATTTCAATCTTGCACAAACAATTCCCAGAATTGAAGATTCGCTTCATTAACGTAGTAGATATCTTGAAATTACGTTCTCCAAAAGTGGATCCACGTGGTTTATCTGACGAAGAATTTGATAAATTATTTACTACTGATAAACCAGTTGTATTCTGCTTCCACGGTTATGAAGGTATGATTCGTGATTTATTCTTCGATCGCAACAATCATAATGTTCATATCCACGGATACCGTGAAAACGGAGATATCACAACTCCATTCGATATGCGTGTATTATCTGAAATGGACCGCTTCCACGTTGCTAAAGACGCTGCAGTTGCTGTATATGGCGAAAAAGCTAGCGAATTTGCTGCGAAAATGGACGAAACTGTGGAATTCCACCACAGCTACATCCGTGAACATGGGGAAGATATTCCTGAAGTTGTGAGCTGGCAATGGGAAAATGTGAATAAATAA
- a CDS encoding amino acid ABC transporter ATP-binding protein, translating into MSEAVISIQNLSKTFGTNEVLKDISFEVKQGEVVTIIGSSGSGKSTLLRCVNLLEKPTSGKISYNGQNILEHDKSIYEYRTHVGMVFQQFNLFNNLNVLENCIVGPMKVLKKSKEEAEKIAKEFLEKVGMSAYINAKPRQLSGGQKQRVAIARALSMQPDVLLFDEPTSALDPEMVNEVLETMKSLAHTGLTMIVVTHEMGFAKEVSDRVVFMDKGVIAEEGTPEQIFENPQVDRTKEFLGRVLK; encoded by the coding sequence ATGAGCGAAGCAGTAATTTCCATTCAAAACTTAAGTAAAACTTTCGGGACTAATGAAGTTCTTAAAGATATTTCTTTTGAAGTAAAACAAGGGGAAGTAGTAACAATTATCGGATCAAGTGGTTCTGGTAAATCAACACTCTTACGCTGTGTCAACTTACTTGAAAAACCAACTTCAGGAAAAATTTCCTACAACGGACAAAACATTCTTGAACATGACAAGAGCATTTACGAATACCGTACTCACGTAGGAATGGTATTCCAACAATTTAACTTATTTAACAACTTAAACGTGTTAGAAAACTGTATCGTTGGACCGATGAAAGTGTTGAAAAAATCAAAAGAGGAAGCAGAAAAAATCGCAAAAGAATTCCTTGAAAAAGTAGGGATGTCTGCGTATATCAATGCAAAACCTCGTCAATTATCAGGTGGTCAAAAACAACGTGTGGCTATCGCGCGTGCATTATCGATGCAACCAGATGTATTGCTTTTCGACGAACCAACGTCAGCACTTGACCCAGAAATGGTTAACGAAGTGCTAGAAACAATGAAAAGCTTAGCGCACACAGGGCTAACAATGATTGTGGTTACTCACGAAATGGGATTTGCCAAAGAAGTGAGTGACCGTGTTGTCTTCATGGATAAAGGGGTTATCGCAGAAGAAGGCACTCCAGAACAAATCTTTGAAAATCCTCAAGTGGACCGTACAAAAGAATTTTTAGGACGCGTTCTAAAATAA
- the tsaE gene encoding tRNA (adenosine(37)-N6)-threonylcarbamoyltransferase complex ATPase subunit type 1 TsaE — MFEVHTTSQEETMALGKRLGEKIFANSCVILEGDLGAGKTTLTKGIAVGLGIDRVIKSPTYTLIREYRKGRLPLFHMDMYRIEESGGASEVGLEEYFYAGGVCVVEWAQYIEDELPSTFLKVKIDRVGDGESERVIRLIPHGKEYEEFIKKLEVTDE; from the coding sequence ATGTTTGAAGTACATACAACATCACAAGAGGAGACAATGGCACTAGGCAAGCGTCTAGGAGAAAAGATATTTGCCAATAGTTGTGTGATCTTAGAAGGCGATTTAGGCGCTGGAAAGACGACTCTTACCAAAGGAATAGCTGTTGGCTTAGGCATCGACCGTGTGATTAAAAGCCCAACGTATACATTGATTCGCGAGTATCGTAAAGGGAGACTGCCGCTATTTCATATGGACATGTATCGTATTGAAGAAAGTGGTGGCGCCAGTGAAGTAGGGCTTGAAGAGTACTTCTATGCGGGTGGCGTGTGCGTCGTTGAATGGGCGCAGTATATTGAAGATGAACTTCCTTCAACGTTCTTAAAGGTGAAAATCGACCGTGTAGGAGACGGTGAGTCTGAACGAGTGATTCGCTTAATCCCACATGGAAAAGAGTACGAAGAATTTATCAAGAAATTGGAGGTCACTGATGAGTAA
- a CDS encoding GNAT family N-acetyltransferase, with product MSKEKEITFALPVKDDAKALLDYSKKVGSETDFLSFGAEGLRYSVAQEELFIESLYENENQYMLLAKDGDAIIAVGSIAGSLHTKFSHRGELGISVLKSYWGQGIATVMMEEMLDWVREYSTLSRVELEVVAINKKARHLYEKCGFEEEGRLKNGVKIGDGYEDIVLMAKMIER from the coding sequence ATGAGTAAAGAAAAAGAAATTACATTTGCGCTTCCAGTCAAAGATGATGCCAAAGCGCTATTAGATTATAGTAAAAAAGTAGGAAGCGAAACAGATTTTCTCTCTTTTGGAGCGGAAGGATTGAGATATTCTGTCGCTCAAGAAGAGCTGTTTATTGAATCGCTCTATGAAAACGAAAATCAATATATGTTACTAGCAAAAGATGGGGATGCCATTATTGCCGTTGGTTCGATTGCTGGGAGCCTGCATACTAAATTTTCACACCGTGGAGAGTTAGGAATTAGCGTATTGAAGTCCTATTGGGGCCAAGGAATTGCGACCGTCATGATGGAAGAAATGCTTGATTGGGTGAGGGAATATTCAACTCTTTCTCGTGTTGAACTTGAGGTTGTTGCTATCAATAAAAAAGCCCGTCACCTCTATGAAAAGTGTGGATTTGAAGAAGAAGGACGACTTAAGAACGGTGTGAAAATCGGTGACGGATATGAAGATATTGTCTTGATGGCGAAGATGATTGAACGATAA
- a CDS encoding 5'-methylthioadenosine/adenosylhomocysteine nucleosidase, giving the protein MKFGIIAAMEEEKRLLEEEMTIEKKTTVANWEFIEGTLVGKSIVLVQSGIGKVMSALATGILIDRFGVDLVMNTGSAGGFGSSLEIGDIVIGTELAYCDADVTAFNYAYGQMPGMPARFAMNQDFLPSIEQAIAKVDLKSHTGLIVSSDSFIHTREQRTHILKHFPDVMASEMEGAAIAQACHAFGVPFIVIRAISDIPERGTSAVDFDTFIVQAGKRSAQMVHQLLQEWEG; this is encoded by the coding sequence ATGAAATTTGGAATTATTGCGGCAATGGAAGAAGAAAAACGTCTGCTCGAAGAAGAGATGACGATTGAGAAGAAAACGACCGTTGCCAATTGGGAGTTTATTGAAGGGACACTTGTTGGAAAGTCAATCGTACTTGTCCAATCCGGAATTGGAAAAGTGATGTCTGCACTGGCTACTGGAATCTTAATCGATCGCTTCGGAGTAGACTTGGTGATGAATACAGGTTCTGCAGGTGGGTTTGGTTCATCTCTTGAAATCGGAGATATCGTCATTGGAACGGAACTGGCGTACTGCGATGCTGACGTAACAGCCTTTAATTACGCATACGGGCAAATGCCGGGCATGCCAGCGCGTTTTGCCATGAACCAGGACTTCTTACCGTCCATTGAACAAGCGATTGCTAAGGTGGATTTAAAGAGCCATACAGGCCTTATCGTTTCTTCTGACAGCTTTATCCATACTCGTGAGCAAAGAACACATATTTTAAAGCACTTTCCAGATGTGATGGCGTCTGAAATGGAAGGCGCAGCAATTGCACAAGCGTGTCACGCATTTGGAGTGCCATTTATTGTGATTCGTGCGATTTCAGATATTCCAGAGCGCGGGACCTCTGCTGTTGATTTTGATACTTTTATTGTTCAAGCAGGGAAACGTTCTGCTCAAATGGTTCATCAATTACTACAAGAATGGGAAGGATAA
- a CDS encoding Gfo/Idh/MocA family protein — protein MLNIGIVGVGAISQKAYLPVMRSIGNVKWYMCTRNQEVLNRESKLLGRCIPCNTIEELLQFPLDGVFIHVSTKAHFEVAKQFLEKGIPVYIDKPVAPSYEKTLELYQLAKKHDTFIMAGFNRRFAPKVEVLKSVEDKKRIIAEKNCTVVSQDTRTRVFDVFIHPLDTALYLMDSLPTNGTYFYKKKDGVLEQCMVYLENENETALVQFNETSGANLERIEVQSPSGTYSLRNLTDLVITQGQDDVLDGFSSWDSTLYKRGFETIIHSFIIAVQTKSENPVSANSSLLSHLICERIVMAKAPQGFLTFDVNSLE, from the coding sequence ATGTTAAATATTGGGATTGTTGGTGTTGGAGCGATTAGTCAAAAAGCTTACTTACCGGTGATGCGTTCGATTGGGAATGTCAAATGGTATATGTGTACTCGAAATCAAGAAGTGTTGAATCGAGAATCTAAATTATTAGGGAGATGTATTCCTTGTAATACGATTGAGGAATTATTGCAATTTCCTTTAGATGGAGTCTTTATTCATGTGTCTACAAAAGCTCATTTCGAGGTGGCAAAACAATTTTTAGAAAAAGGAATTCCTGTTTATATCGATAAACCAGTAGCTCCTAGCTATGAAAAAACTCTGGAGTTATATCAACTAGCAAAAAAACACGATACCTTCATCATGGCTGGATTTAATAGACGTTTTGCTCCTAAAGTGGAAGTCTTAAAAAGTGTAGAAGATAAGAAGAGAATTATTGCAGAAAAGAACTGTACTGTTGTTTCTCAAGATACAAGAACTAGAGTCTTTGATGTCTTTATTCATCCTTTAGATACAGCACTTTACTTAATGGACTCACTTCCAACGAATGGTACTTATTTCTATAAGAAAAAGGACGGGGTATTAGAACAATGTATGGTCTACCTAGAGAATGAAAATGAAACGGCTTTGGTTCAATTCAATGAAACTTCTGGAGCTAACTTAGAAAGAATCGAAGTGCAAAGTCCTAGTGGAACTTATTCCCTTCGAAACTTAACGGATTTGGTGATTACTCAAGGTCAAGATGATGTTTTGGATGGATTTTCGAGTTGGGATTCTACTTTGTACAAACGTGGATTTGAGACGATTATTCATAGCTTTATCATTGCAGTTCAGACAAAATCAGAAAATCCAGTTTCGGCAAATAGTAGCTTGTTAAGCCACTTGATTTGCGAAAGAATTGTTATGGCAAAAGCCCCCCAAGGTTTCCTAACATTTGACGTAAACTCATTAGAATAG
- the murB gene encoding UDP-N-acetylmuramate dehydrogenase, whose product MDYTLFSKEFPNVKVFYNEPLKKYTFTKTGGNAAILIFPKDKQEASEVTHWLREQNIQTTILGNASNVIIKDGGISGAVIMLNDMSHLKVDGTKIVAEGGVALIDVSKEAAKNGLTGLEFACGIPGSVGGAIYMNAGAYGGEVSEVVEYVEVITPEGHLKTYSAEELEFSYRHSFIQNTGDLVIEVGFQLEKGNQEEIDEKIAELTHLRQSKQPLEYPSCGSVFKRPEGYFTGKLIQDAGLQGYQIGGAQVSNKHAGFIVNIDNATATDYMDLIRHIQKVILEKDGVSLEPEVRIIGEEPTSH is encoded by the coding sequence ATGGACTATACATTATTTTCAAAAGAGTTTCCGAATGTAAAAGTTTTTTACAATGAACCTCTAAAAAAATATACATTTACTAAGACTGGTGGGAATGCTGCAATTCTTATTTTTCCAAAGGATAAGCAAGAAGCAAGCGAAGTCACCCATTGGTTACGCGAGCAAAATATTCAGACGACAATTTTAGGAAATGCCTCTAATGTTATCATTAAAGATGGTGGAATTTCCGGCGCTGTAATTATGTTGAATGATATGTCTCATTTAAAAGTAGACGGTACAAAAATTGTTGCTGAAGGTGGAGTAGCCTTAATTGACGTTTCTAAGGAAGCTGCTAAAAATGGCTTAACAGGTTTGGAATTTGCATGTGGAATTCCAGGTAGTGTAGGTGGAGCCATTTATATGAATGCGGGCGCTTATGGTGGAGAAGTCAGTGAAGTTGTAGAATACGTAGAGGTGATTACTCCAGAAGGCCACTTAAAGACGTATTCTGCTGAAGAATTAGAGTTTAGTTACAGACATAGTTTCATTCAAAATACTGGAGATTTAGTGATTGAAGTGGGATTCCAATTAGAAAAAGGGAATCAAGAAGAGATTGACGAAAAAATTGCAGAATTAACGCATTTACGTCAAAGTAAACAACCGCTTGAATACCCTTCATGCGGAAGTGTCTTTAAACGTCCCGAAGGATATTTTACTGGGAAATTAATTCAAGACGCTGGCTTACAAGGATATCAAATTGGTGGGGCACAAGTCTCCAATAAACATGCTGGATTTATCGTGAACATTGACAACGCTACGGCAACAGATTATATGGATCTAATTCGCCATATTCAAAAAGTTATTTTAGAAAAAGATGGAGTTTCTCTAGAACCAGAAGTTCGAATTATCGGAGAAGAACCTACATCGCATTAA
- a CDS encoding ECF-type riboflavin transporter substrate-binding protein, with amino-acid sequence MKDGLQKTVVYTILGIVIMTALMTVTSITTPIEGVYIQLAYGYLALFAGVAGALPAAIVGFTGHVLFDLINTDHLWISWAISSAALGFTFGFAIRRNSLRQGVFSKHDMIRFNVVQASVNIAIFGLIAPTLDVLFYQSSTTIVFTQGWIASVLNLLTVAIFGTISLKAYATYKLKQNKQ; translated from the coding sequence GTGAAAGACGGATTACAAAAAACAGTTGTCTATACAATTTTAGGAATTGTAATTATGACTGCTTTAATGACCGTAACGTCGATTACAACACCGATTGAAGGAGTATATATTCAGTTGGCATATGGGTACCTTGCGCTCTTTGCGGGTGTTGCTGGAGCACTTCCAGCTGCCATTGTTGGGTTTACTGGCCATGTATTGTTTGATTTAATCAATACAGATCATTTATGGATTTCTTGGGCTATAAGTTCAGCTGCGTTAGGTTTTACGTTTGGATTTGCGATTCGAAGAAATAGCCTTCGACAAGGAGTGTTTTCAAAACACGATATGATTCGTTTTAACGTGGTTCAAGCGTCAGTGAATATTGCAATCTTTGGGTTGATTGCCCCAACATTAGATGTTTTATTCTATCAGTCTTCTACAACGATTGTATTTACTCAAGGTTGGATCGCAAGTGTTCTAAATTTATTAACCGTTGCTATTTTTGGAACGATTTCTTTAAAAGCATATGCGACTTACAAATTGAAACAAAACAAGCAATAG